A DNA window from Daucus carota subsp. sativus chromosome 3, DH1 v3.0, whole genome shotgun sequence contains the following coding sequences:
- the LOC108210512 gene encoding uncharacterized protein LOC108210512 has protein sequence MRRSFVRFSTPIGKHAAAFSSGAGRGRGRGAGGDPLFNFSRTAPGQPVDDDTNVSGPGHGRGGDEIRAPGARAFVDDDFVLGDPARPDPREFGRKVPEFIQRFEEELAGDRSDELVGNRGKGNESEVRSGILNVLGGAGRGSVNGGGFGPGIGVRQQENRFIRARQENVGTRENVKANVNENVSVRTPSKKFSNLEDARKNAIDILSRGDGSGDGGERVMESGGRGERVMESGGRGAGRGGRGRGGRGFRGRGGRGGRFGGRGERRDEDDDDDEDDDDEDASFIGDPADGEKLAQKLGPDMMNKLVEGFEEMSESVLPSPQQDAFIDAMHLNYSIECEPEYLMGDFESNPDIDEKPPMTLRECLEKAKPFVMAYENIQSHEEWEEAVEETMKNVPLMEQIVEYYSGPERITAKQQMEELDRIAKTLPKSVPDSVARFTNRAVLSLQSNPGWGIDKKWQFMSKLVGEVSEQSK, from the exons ATGAGACGAAGTTTTGTTAGATTCTCCACCCCAATCGGCAAACACGCCGCCGCTTTCTCCTCCGGCGCAGGCCGAGGTCGCGGCCGCGGTGCCGGCGGGGATCCTCTCTTCAATTTCAGCCGTACCGCTCCCGGTCAACCCGTAGATGATGACACCAATGTCTCCGGTCCCGGCCATGGCCGTGGCGGCGATGAGATTAGGGCTCCAGGCGCTCGGGCTTTTGTGGATGATGATTTTGTTTTGGGTGACCCGGCCCGACCCGACCCGAGGGAGTTTGGGCGGAAGGTGCCCGAGTTTATTCAGAGGTTTGAGGAAGAGCTAGCGGGTGACCGGAGTGATGAGCTTGTTGGGAATAGAGGGAAAGGGAATGAGAGTGAAGTTCGTTCCGGGATTTTGAATGTATTAGGTGGCGCGGGGCGTGGATCGGTTAATGGGGGAGGTTTTGGGCCTGGAATTGGAGTTAGGCAGCAAGAGAATAGGTTTATTAGGGCTAGACAGGAAAATGTGGGTACCCGTGAGAATGTAAAGGCAAATGTGAATGAAAATGTGAGTGTGAGGACCCCGTCGAAGAAGTTCAGTAATCTCGAGGATGCGAGGAAAAATGCCATTGATATTTTGTCGAGAGGCGATGGGAGTGGGGATGGAGGTGAGAGGGTGATGGAGAGTGGGGGACGAGGTGAGCGGGTGATGGAGAGTGGTGGACGAGGCGCTGGCCGGGGGGGTAGAGGGAGAGGAGGGAGGGGGTTTAGAGGGAGAGGTGGGAGAGGGGGGAGGTTTGGAGGGAGAGGGGAGCGTcgagatgaggatgatgatgatgacgaggatgatgatgatgaagatgcaAGTTTTATTGGTGATCCTGCTGATGGTGAGAAATTGGCTCAAAAACTTGGACCGGATATGATGAATAAATTGGTGGAAGGCTTTGAAGAAATGAGTGAAAGTGTGTTGCCTTCACCCCAACAAGATGCTTTTATTGATGCAATGCATCTTAATTACTCG ATTGAGTGTGAACCAGAGTACTTAATGGGGGATTTTGAAAGCAACCCTGATATTGATGAGAAACCTCCTATGACTCTTCGGGAGTGTTTGGAGAAGGCCAAGCCTTTTGTAATGGCTTATGAAAATATTCAAAGTCATGAAGAGTGGGAG GAAGCTGTGGAAGAAACAATGAAGAATGTTCCCCTTATGGAACAGATTGTTGAATACTATAGTGGACCAGAGAGGATAACTGCCAAGCAACAGATGGAAGAGCTGGATAGAATTGCAAAAACTCTTCCTAAAAGTGTACCAGATTCTGTTGCACGATTTACAAATCGTGCTGTTCTGTCGCTTCAG AGCAATCCAGGGTGGGGAATTGATAAGAAATGGCAGTTCATGTCTAAGCTGGTCGGGGAGGTCTCAGAGCAGTCAAAATAA
- the LOC108213550 gene encoding organic cation/carnitine transporter 3-like, translating into MDDNNNISSPLVTEGSRNELQSCLEDTIEQYIGDFGWSQLFQVVIVSFVWIFDSQQAFISIFTDAQPQWHCVSTLNGNANTSCSSDICLLPESSWSWDLPLQTSIVSEWSLQCAGSMISGMPASAFYMGSFAGGFVLVGLADSSFGRKNTMLLSCLVMSLAGLLSTVSTNIWVYSIFRFVSGFGRANIRTCSIVLSSELVGKRWRGQTGTAGFFMFTAGFLSLPLIAYLNKESSWRVIYLWTCTPAILYCFLVYLLVKESPRWLFVQGRKEDFVRTLKSIAPTDKADDLTLASISNMSFEQKLETTDVYYAIKKFFERKWAIRRLMTVMILGFGVGLVYFGNWNAIRGWEFKLQHLPKHCT; encoded by the coding sequence AtggatgataataataatatcagtaGTCCACTGGTGACAGAGGGTTCCAGGAATGAACTTCAATCCTGCTTGGAAGATACAATCGAACAATACATTGGTGATTTCGGGTGGAGTCAGCTCTTCCAAGTTGTGATCGTCTCATTTGTCTGGATTTTCGACTCCCAACAAGCATTCATCAGCATTTTCACTGATGCACAGCCTCAATGGCATTGTGTGTCAACACTCAATGGAAACGCAAACACTTCGTGCAGCTCGGATATCTGCCTTCTTCCTGAGAGTTCATGGTCTTGGGATCTGCCTCTGCAGACATCTATTGTATCCGAGTGGTCTCTTCAGTGTGCAGGCTCAATGATCTCCGGGATGCCTGCTTCGGCTTTCTACATGGGTTCCTTTGCAGGGGGGTTTGTACTAGTAGGGCTAGCGGACTCTTCTTTTGGCCGCAAGAATACCATGCTCTTGTCATGCCTAGTGATGTCCTTGGCCGGGTTACTCTCCACAGTCTCCACCAATATTTGGGTCTACTCGATCTTTAGGTTTGTTTCAGGTTTTGGCAGGGCAAACATAAGGACTTGTTCGATTGTGCTCTCGTCAGAGCTGGTGGGCAAAAGGTGGAGGGGCCAAACCGGGACTGCGGGATTCTTTATGTTCACTGCAGGCTTTCTTTCTCTGCCTCTGATTGCATATCTGAACAAAGAATCCTCATGGAGAGTGATCTACCTATGGACTTGTACTCCGGCAATCCTCTATTGTTTTCTAGTATATTTACTTGTTAAGGAATCTCCCAGGTGGCTTTTTGTGCAAGGACGGAAGGAAGATTTTGTCAGAACCCTGAAAAGTATAGCTCCTACAGACAAGGCCGACGATCTTACCTTGGCTAGCATttcaaacatgtcatttgaacAAAAACTAGAGACGACAGACGTCTACTATGCCATTAAGAAGTTTTTCGAGAGAAAATGGGCAATACGTCGACTCATGACAGTTATGATACTTGGCTTTGGTGTAGGCCTTGTATATTTTGGAAATTGGAATGCCATTAGGGGTTGGGAATTTAAACTTCAACATCTACCTAAGCACTGCACTTAA